The genomic DNA TATTTTAGGTTCATAACCGTAGAATTAATGTGACCGACGACAGacatttgttatttttgttacaCTAATTAAAAGTTACTTTATGAATGATGCAGTTATGTACTTTGTCCTTGCTCAGTCTCTTAGCTAGACCCAAAAGCAATATAAAACTAGCTAGGTTTATCTAATATAATACTATAGTCTTTGACTACTAGTTAGCTCGATGGTGCAGATTGAGGTTATTTAGGCTACCTTGGCACGGTGTGGGCTGGTAAAATTGTGTAGTTTTTAATGAACCTGATTTAATCAAGGTGCATCTTACACTAAACTATAGTGTTAAAGTTATCAGTAAGTGCCATTCAAAAGCGATTCTAGCTACTAGCATTTACTTTGGAAGTCAGGTGGTGAATCACGAATGTTCAGAGTTGTGGTGCTGTGCCTCAGGCCTCTCTCTGCCAGAGACCCCAGCACTGATTGATTAGCTTGTTAGATGTCACTCATCATTAGGCTGCTAATCAAGTTTTAGTTTGGTCTGGTCTCATCTGTGGTGCATGCCTAGTACACTGTCTTTTTTATTTTCACTTCTATCATATCTGCACagttgagttctataaaatgagtCGGGACATTCAACTCTGCAGTGCACAGCTCCCGCCTCCCACACACTACCTCATGCGGTGCTGCTGTTGGCCCATAAGCAGCGTGAGTGTTCTGGTGGCCCCTGTGCAGAACATACACTACTTGTGAATTCCTCAAAGTAGGCGTAGTACTACCTTTTAGCAACTCTATATGTTCATGCAAAACAACATCCCAATGTTATTTCCCTGTGTGCATTACAAATGACTACTCTTATAGTAAATCTGAAAAGACTTCAGTGATTACCACATTATCTACTATGACTTATCCCTGTAATGGATGCCTGGACCATAATAACACAATATATCAACATGTTGATACATTTGCATAATGTGCAACTACAAGTACTTGAAGCATATTGCATCTCTGATTGGCTAGGCTGCTCCTAGTCTTACATCATTTGTCCTCTATAGGATGCCAATAACCCTGTTTTTCCTCTGTATTTGACACATAACTATGAACTAAACCAACCAGGTAAGACTAATAACCCTGTACAATGTCACTGAGGTGTGATCTCTGTCGCCCGCCTCAGTATAAGTCGTGGGGTGAAGTTCTGCATTCTGAGGGTGCTGCTGGAGTTGTAGTTTTTGCTGAGAGCACCCAAGACACCTGCCTGCACACACTGGCCTTGCCCTCAGTGTCAAAGAACTGACAGACGACCGCCGTGCACAAAGACGCTATGGAGTGAGTGATTGTTATTAACGCTTACTTTTTTGACACACTGGTTGTATGCGGTGCCATTGAGATTCTCACTCCCCAATGTCCAATTGTGCCCAACCTCCTTTGCGTATTAGCCTTCCACAAATTACCACATGTGCCACTAATATTATGAGCACCAAATTTCTAATTTGTACACACGTGCCTTTCCCTGCCCGTAGGCTTAGAGCGCTAAATATTAGCCTGGTCCTGTTGCGTGACATCTTTCCTACTCTTAGACGCTTGTTAACTGTGACCCCTGCCCAGATTTGCAATTCAGGCAATATAAAACAAACCCTGCTCCAAAACCTGCATATTGCCCCCTCCACACCATTCTAATATCCTGTTGTCTGAACAGTCAGTGGACACTCGTGTGCAtccatttataaaaaaataaaaaatgtattgagTTTTGGTTTGTATATCAATTGAAGTGTGATGTACAGCCACAAGTATGACGTAATGGTGTTTTTATATATTGTGATGGGTGTTGTCTGGTTATTGCTGCTTATTCAGCGTCTTTTTTACAGTAGGACCGTCTGGATTTGCACTAGAGAAGATGTACCACAGATATTAAGGATAATTACTATACTACCAACACATGGACATCTGGAGACTTTTTAAGATGCTACACAATCATAAAACAAATAATTTGTGGAGGTGACAGGGCTGGAGCATAAGATGCTTCAAAACTATTTTCGATGTCTTGGTGATGCTGTTGATATAGGACCTGAATAAGGTCAACGGTGTTTTATTAGGAACATTCCCTGCCACTCTGTTATTTATATAAAAAGATGGTTGAGTAGTGTTCTTGCAGTGACACAGTTGATAATTGAGATTTCATCTGTCTCCACCAGTCGGTCCCCCACCACCAGTGCCCTGATGGCCAGCAACGTGACCAACAAGACAGACCCTCGCTCACTCAACTCCCGGGTCTTCATCGGAAACCTCAACACGCTACTGGTCACCAAGACTGACGTGGAGGCCATCTTCAGCAAGTATGGCAAGATCGTGGGTTGTTCTGTGCACAAGGGCTTTGCCTTCGTCCAGTTCGTCAACGAGAGATGCGCCCGGGCTGCCGTAGGGGGTGAGGACGGACGCATGATCGTGGGACAGGTGCTGGGTAAGAACTAAAGCCAGCTTCTGGAGCTGGTGAGCAATGCCTCAAATTGGCCTCAGGGTTCTTTGGGTAATGAACAAAACTGACATTTTAGGGTACTTTAGGGTGCTTGGAGGATAACTGTTTTTAAAGGTGGCTCTTTGTGACTACTGAATATGGATAAAGATTGTATTTCCAAGACtgactctgtcctctcttcctcagACATTAACTTGGCCGGAGAACCCAAACCCCACAGGTCAAAGACCACAAAGCGCTCTGCGGGAGACATGTACAGGTCCGATTCAATGTAAAGAACCAAGTTTTTAAATACCTAATATTAAAATATGAACATGGTGTctttcctcctctgcctcttccactgcatgcatgtatgtatctTTTTTTTTACCACTAATTTTCTTCTCCCCACAGCAGTCCCACATTTGATCTGGACTATGACTTCCAGAGAGATTACTATGACCGGTGAGCCCAGTGCTTTGTCTGTTCCCATATCCTGTTTTAGCTCAAGTTAAATAAACTTAATATGCAAGAGGAATTAGAGTAAATTAAAAAGTTGGTTCATTAATTACTCTATTCTCAGAGTGTACTCGTACCCGTCCCGcgtgccccctcctcctccacccctgtccCGAGCAGTGATCCCATCCAAGCGCCCGCGGGTCAGCATGACTGGAGGGGGTAGCCGCCGCACCAAGGCCAGTTTCTCCTCCAAGAGCAGCCAGAGGGCATCAAGAACAAGTTAGTACCCAGCCCTCTGCTCTAACCACTCAACTGACATACTACTCGTAATACACTTGCGCGCTAGCAGAGTTACAGCACTCTGGTGCACTACATGCTGTCAATGCTTAAGATGAATCACGTGGCTAATGACACTTGTCAAACAGCTACATTAGGCAGTGTGGTCAAAAAAGCTCTCTAAAGCCTTTATCTTCTCCCGCTTCCTCTCTCAGTGAAAACAGTTGACCTGCAGACCATCAAGAAGGAGCTGACGCTGATTAAACACAAAGTAGACTACCTGCTGGAGAGCCTAGGCCGCATGGAGAAGGACCACGGCAAGAAGTCAGgtagggtgcaggagggtcacctGAACCATGtgttcaaagtttaacaaacacATTCATGAGCTAGTTTGTACTGTTTATGTATCTCCGTATTCAGCAGACTTGTATACACAGATggatttcatcttcaatgcctttTTATCTGTCTGGTTTGACCTGTTTCTCTGGGCAGAAGGGAAAGGTGCCAAGCCTGAACCTGGAGCGGTGTCCTCAATGCAGCACTCCAGCAACAAGAAGGAGGAGAGCAtcaagagggagagggagaaccaggAGCTCAATGACTCTGAGGAGGGGGACCTGCtagaagaggaggtgggggggagaAATGTAATGATTCTGTAAAAGATGAATGGTGGTGTATTTATGCTTATTGGATTGTTTGTACTCACCACCTAATCAATCGTTGGTCTCTCAGGTAAAGAGTCAAGacagggatgatgatgatgacgacgaagaggaggaaggagaacaTGTGGATGGAGACGATGGTGACAGTGTCAACGGAGATGAGGATTCATAGACAGACGGATGCACACTTGTACAGACAAACACATCCACAACTTCCAGTGGGACCTCCGACTCCTATTTTAATTCCCACACTATGAAATGTCACTCACCTGCCCCCACTACCACCCTTCCATTGTCCCACAGGTATATATTTTTTCTTGACGCAGTTTAGTTTGTCCCCATTTCAGCCCCCTCCTATCATTGTTATACATCTAGCATTGTCCTGCAGCCAATTACATTGGAACTAGCTGTAGGTAGCAAGCAGTAATGCGTGATTTGCTGTGCTGCTGTTCCTTTTTTTGACCAGCAGAGAGCAGAAATGGCAGTTTATTCTCTGACCTGAGCCACAAGTCAAATCACCACATTGGCATTACTAATCAAGAGATGACAACTTTAAAGATTGGGTTAAGGTTTGAAGAAACGGGCCCACCTGAGTATGTATGTTCCTTATATTCATGTTATTATTTTTATACTAAGTTGTACTGTAATAAATTGCAATTAAATACTCTGATTAATGCTTTTTACCACCACTATTTGGAGAGGTTACTTTGTTTGGATGTCAGATGACTGGCCCCGCAAGTGCTTTATCATGGTTACACTTAGACTCAAACAATGGTCCTCTCCTTGAAATCCAATAATGAGCTTCATGTTTAGTACACATTCAATGCATTTATTGGAGACAAACTGCCTATTTCTGGGCTTTGAGCAATTCATGTTGAAAGAATGCAATCCTTAAAGATATTCAAGTAAATGCAGTGTGATGGCATGTTTTTGGCTACAAAATGCCTCAACTTTGGTAAGCTATCTCTGAAATTAACCAGAGGAAGGAGGGTATAAGTATTTATTAAAGGATCCACAAATATGAAATTGGAACAGTATTCAGTGTTtagccggaagtttacatacacttaggttggagtcattaacttttttcaaccactccacaaatctcttgttaaactatagttttggcaagtcaggaCATCTTTGTGTATAAAAATGGTTgactgtctttaaacagcttgggaaattccaggaAGTTGTCATGGCTTTTGGGGgtgtgcctctgcttgacatgggaaacattgtAGACcgacaagtctgattcatccttaggagcaatttccaaacacctgaagttaccacgttaatctgtactTGCGTACCATCGTTTGTATAAACGTGAGACCGCTCAGGTAgaagtgttctgtctcctagagattaatgtacttttctcaaagtgcaaatcaatcccagaacagcaaagacGCTGTtctgggtacaaaagtatccatagtaaaacaagtcctataacgacaacttgaaaggccgcttgccaaggaagaaaccactgctccaaaaaaagctgaactacggtttgcaataaagatcgtactttttggagaaatgtcctctggtctgatgaaacaaaactagaactgtttagaggagaaaggggaggcttgcaaaccgaagattaccatcccaaacgtgaagcacgggggtggcagcatcatgcaggggggactggtgcacttcacaaaataaatggcatcatgatggaaaattgtggatatattgaagcaacatctcaagacagtcaggaagttaaagcttggtcgccaatgggtcttcgaaatggacaatgagcccaagcacacttccaaagttgtggcaaaatggcttaaggacaacaaagtcaaggtattggagtggccatcaaagtcctgacctcgatcctatagaaaatttgtggacaTAACTtaaaaagagtgtgcgagcaaggaggcctacaaacctgactctgtaacaccagctctgtcaggaggaatgagccaaaattcacccaatttattgtgggaagcttgtggaaggctacccaaaacatttgatccaagttaaataATGTAAAAGgcgatgctaccaaatactaattgagtgtatgtaaacttctgacccactgggaatgtgatgaaagaaaaagctgaaataaatcactattcacattcttaaaataaagtggtgatcctaattgacctaggATTAAATAttgggaaaaactgagtttaaatgtatttgtctaaggtgtatgtagacttgacttcaactgtacattatgAACCAATTAATTCCTTTTACTGTAGCATACGTACATTCTAATTGTTCCCTTTCACACACATTTAAGTTACCAGGATCAGATATTAACAGTAGCATTGCACGTAACAGTAATTCATCTGAGATACGGAGTCAATTTTCCTTCAAATATTTAGGGTAAAAGGGTTCTCTTTCCATTGGTGTTGAAGCTGGCTAACCTTCAGGTTCTCTTCAGGAAAGACGATACATCAGCACACTGAGCAGGACCATCACAGCTGAAAGGGAAGTATGGATTGACTGGATGTTATGGACCCGACAGAACACTGGGAAGCACTAGAATAGACATGACCTCACCAGATCTATGGTTGATTAAGGGCAACTTCTAGCTCAAGCCTGATTTGCTTACCTTGGGATGTGAGTGCGCTGCTGCCTGCTGTTGTTGCAACGTTGCTGGTAGGGTCAGCCAGGTTCAACGGTTTATTGGTCAAGCGTATGTTGATGTCACCAATACCCATACCTGAATAAGTAGGGATGAAGCAGAAGGCAGATGTTTAAAAGATAAAATTATTACGGGGGGGGTCTGTGCCTGTTTCCAATATCAGGTCAACACTTACCGTTTGTGACATTTCCCACAGCGAGGAAGGTGACGAAGGTGGTGACATGACTGGTCCTGGTTGTTGCATTAACCGCTGGCAGCATGAATTGACACTGTATGAAAGTCCCATTGACTGAGCCAGTGATGTTTTTCACAATCTGGGAACACAAGAAAGTGTTACATTTGCCTACAGTCAATAACCAACCTCAATAGTGTCAATTGATTAGATGAAAGCCTCTTCACCCTTTGTGTCAGAGAAATTGTGTTGTTGAGGTTGTTGCGCTGGGCAGAGCGGAAGAAGAAACTGCCATTTCTGTTCTGGGCACAGATAAAAACCATAGACGTTCCCTATtcatagaagagagggagagcatggGTTACAGACAatcatcattacctctactacaaCAACAATTTAATGTCCAAAGAAAGGTCCCTTAATGTCTTGTCTTTGGGAAGAAGTCCAAAAAGTAATAATTATGTGGTTATGGGTTATGTGTTCACCTTGTttttctggttgtgtgtgtgcgcatgtgttaCCTCTGTCTCGTTGGCAGTCAGTCCTAGAGCGATGTATCCACTGGAGTCCCCAAGGAGCTCAACGAACAGGTCTACTCCATTAGGAGGAGAGGGGGCGGTGGTGACGATGGAAGCGAAGAGGCAGCTTGTTTTTCCTGTAGGATCACATTGTTCTGGGGTCTCTACACACAGCTTAGTCACTCCACAGCCTGTCCGTGTGATATGCACCTGTCAAACCACACACAGCAAATCTAGTTCAAGTTATGCACACACACAAGTTCATTTCAATATCTAAATTTGTGGGCTGTTCACTCATTGACATCATACCAATGACTTTAAAATCATCTGCCTAACTTTGATTTGGGAGTGAACTATGACTTTAAGTTAGGACGATTCACAATTTTCTTAAGATTAAATTTCTTAACTGACCATTTTTCATAACTATAGACTTAAGAAGAAAGTTAAGCAAAGTTGCTATTCCTCAAGAAACTTATTGGACATGTTCGGTTTTTCCTAAGTTTCTTCCTATGAAGAAAGTTATGAAATGGGCTTTTTAAAAATAATGCTTTAGGATTTCTTATTTGAAATGTACTGAACTTTAGGACAGCGTCTTGAGACGACTAGATACGTCTCAGATACGTCTCAGACTAGATACGACTAGATACTTTTTTAAACATTAACGTTTTCTTGCACCAGATACAGCTGGCAACCGGGTATTTAAATACAGAAAGAAAACAAATTAAACGTGCATTATCTAGCTAACTAGTGAttaacaatatattacaatattcTAAGTGTTAATTAGCTAGCGTTATCTCGTCAATTTGCAAAGAACTTGGCTAAGTTAGCTATGTTGTTGGCTATAATGTCGGGACGCTTGGCTAGCGAAGGTAGCTAGCTACCTAGTTTACCGGTTGCGCAGTCCCTCTACCACCTTCTCCTCCAGCTGGTCCACATTAATGGTCTCTCAGCTCTCTTCTTCTTAGCAGCCGACTTGATGTCGGACCACTTCTTTTTTAAGGCGTCACTGTCCTTTGCCATAACCCCGACAGCATTGACAGACTCGGCCACTCGCCCATCCTCTCTCTTTTTGGTCTGCATTGACCCCGCAGTTATCAAGTCTCCCCAACAGCAACCTTTTCCTGGCTGCTATTTCCTCCACCATCACTTCAAGCTCGTTTGctgaatttttttattttgatGTACAGTAGCTAACGCTAGTCTTCCTATGTGTGAAAAATCACGTTTTTTTGTATGCGTGTATAAAGGGTTCGCGAGCTGgagacaaagcaaaaaaaaatattCTGGAGATATAAAGCAAAAAAAAAGTAATAAAATGTAAACATCAACACTTATAGTGGGCCAAATCCTATCATTCATTACACATAGGCTTATTTATTAGTTTCAAGCACGTCACTAATGTCAATGCCACATAAGACGATATTTACGAAGTTCTTAAGAAATATATTTACGAAGTTTCTAAGAAAACGACGAATTCCCAATAATATTTTAATGAATCGCATTTACGAACTATCTTATGAACttcttattttttttgttttcagCAGCTTCTTAATTTTTTTCGTAAGTAATGTTTTGTGAATCTGGCCCCTGGTCCATAAAGGTGTTGCTGGAAAGAGTAGATTGAGAACCTTACCTCCGTATTATTGGCAAACGAGAGATGTCCGTTTCCACTAACACCTGGTGCCAGGCAGCCCATCACCATGGAGGCCACAAAGAGAAGTCCTCTGTCCATTCCTACATGGGAACATGGTAAATGGTGGAGAAAATAGAACAATTATCAGAAATAAAACGTTTTACATGACTTTAAAAACACTCATTGTTATCTTTTCTGATAGTAGAGAAATACATTTGTCATATTTTAAGAAGCCATCAACCAAATATTTTAAATCTAAATGCAGAGTATTCTTAAATACAAATACAAGACTTACTTGGTCCTGTACTTAGTAAATGTATCCTTTAGTCAATACACTGTCTCAGCGGGATTAATACTTTCTAAATTCTGTAATATGTTTTTTACTCCTTATCTACATGTTCCTGTGGAAGGAGGCAGGGCGTGGATTACCGGTAAAGGTGTGTTACCACGCAATGGAATAATACTGTATGAATTCAGAAATTCAGTTCCTCGTTTGCCCTGTCACATTGTGTATTTACTAGAAGGAAACTATTAGTCTTGACCAGTGGTTCTCAGTCCTGGTCCTATGGACCCAAATGGCTGCACATTATGTTTTTTTCCTTAGCACTACACAACTTATTCAAatcatcaactcatcatcaagctttgatgatttgaatcagctgtgtagtgctaaggcAAAGGTCAAGGTTTGACAACCACTGGTCTAGACCAATTGTTGACAAAATATCTggtctgattggtcaaaagaccaattattgGTGTAAGTGGTGTAAGCAAACTTAGAGAACTAGTGGGCTAAGTACTGATGTCAATTCAATTCTTCAACTGACCAACCCTATATTGATAGATACAAACCTACATGCATCCTCTCCATTAGGCTTGGGAGGTATAACAATGAGTTATTGTGAAATCACACATAGAAGGAAATAATGTGCGATTAAAAAGAAACCGGTCTGataatcaagtcaaatcaaatgttgtttGTCACATTctctaaatacaacaggtgttatacattacagtgaaatgcttacttacaagcccttaactaacaatgcatttttaagaaaaataagatttaagaaaatatttactaaaccAACTATAGTAAAAAGAAAGCAAGTAACACAatataacaaggctatatacagggggtacttgCTGTATGGGATGAAAACGAGACAACTTTTCAGTCTGAGCAACTGTAGGCTACTAAAATGAGCAGATGCATACAGCCTATGTTCGCTGTCCAtttggtcagggtaaactaattggtaacgttatgtatttatagtccatctgtaTTTATAGTCCAGAAAATGTAAATGTGATCAAATTTTGTTTATATCCCAAATCAGGCTGGCTAGGCTGCCAATACGTTTTCACTCCAAAATGATTAACTGGAAAGAATCAATCAACataatagtgatgacagatgTTAGTAAACAATTCTATAAGGCCTACAGTTGCATAGGACTGCATGATACAAACATTCATAAAGCAAACTCAGCCCTCAGTTGATGATCAGGGTgtttattcaaatcaaatttatttatatagcccttcgtacatcagctgatatctcaaagtgctgtacagaaacccagcctaaaaccccaaacagcaagcaaatgcaggtgtagaagcacggtggctaggaaaaactccctagaaaaaacctaggaagaaaccaaaacagaacatggccaagatgttcaagaaaatgaccagcatggtcgaggCAGAACAGGAAACTGGAGCaggcacagtcaggtggactggggacagcaaggagtcatcatgggtagtcctggggcatggtcctctTCTCCGGctgtggggtgaccagtcctcttctggctggagattataacagaacatggccaagatgttcaaatgttcaaataTTCAAGAATGTTTCTTGGGCTACTTTGATGTATTAAGTGGGCAAGATGCCAACTCTTGTGTTTAACTTCACAGAGAAACTTGTTCAAACCTATGATGGCGCAGCTGTAATGGAATATATCTGATATTTTTTATTTCC from Oncorhynchus keta strain PuntledgeMale-10-30-2019 chromosome 23, Oket_V2, whole genome shotgun sequence includes the following:
- the LOC118401885 gene encoding heterogeneous nuclear ribonucleoprotein C-like isoform X2; the encoded protein is MDRSPTTSALMASNVTNKTDPRSLNSRVFIGNLNTLLVTKTDVEAIFSKYGKIVGCSVHKGFAFVQFVNERCARAAVGGEDGRMIVGQVLDINLAGEPKPHRSKTTKRSAGDMYRSDSIPTFDLDYDFQRDYYDRVYSYPSRVPPPPPPLSRAVIPSKRPRVSMTGGGSRRTKASFSSKSSQRASRTMKTVDLQTIKKELTLIKHKVDYLLESLGRMEKDHGKKSEGKGAKPEPGAVSSMQHSSNKKEESIKRERENQELNDSEEGDLLEEEVKSQDRDDDDDDEEEEGEHVDGDDGDSVNGDEDS
- the LOC118401885 gene encoding heterogeneous nuclear ribonucleoprotein C-like isoform X1, producing the protein MDRSPTTSALMASNVTNKTDPRSLNSRVFIGNLNTLLVTKTDVEAIFSKYGKIVGCSVHKGFAFVQFVNERCARAAVGGEDGRMIVGQVLDINLAGEPKPHRSKTTKRSAGDMYRSDSISPTFDLDYDFQRDYYDRVYSYPSRVPPPPPPLSRAVIPSKRPRVSMTGGGSRRTKASFSSKSSQRASRTMKTVDLQTIKKELTLIKHKVDYLLESLGRMEKDHGKKSEGKGAKPEPGAVSSMQHSSNKKEESIKRERENQELNDSEEGDLLEEEVKSQDRDDDDDDEEEEGEHVDGDDGDSVNGDEDS
- the LOC118401885 gene encoding heterogeneous nuclear ribonucleoprotein C-like isoform X3 encodes the protein MDRSPTTSALMASNVTNKTDPRSLNSRVFIGNLNTLLVTKTDVEAIFSKYGKIVGCSVHKGFAFVQFVNERCARAAVGGEDGRMIVGQVLDINLAGEPKPHRSKTTKRSAGDMYSSPTFDLDYDFQRDYYDRVYSYPSRVPPPPPPLSRAVIPSKRPRVSMTGGGSRRTKASFSSKSSQRASRTMKTVDLQTIKKELTLIKHKVDYLLESLGRMEKDHGKKSEGKGAKPEPGAVSSMQHSSNKKEESIKRERENQELNDSEEGDLLEEEVKSQDRDDDDDDEEEEGEHVDGDDGDSVNGDEDS
- the LOC118401886 gene encoding putative ferric-chelate reductase 1, with translation MDRGLLFVASMVMGCLAPGVSGNGHLSFANNTEVHITRTGCGVTKLCVETPEQCDPTGKTSCLFASIVTTAPSPPNGVDLFVELLGDSSGYIALGLTANETEGTSMVFICAQNRNGSFFFRSAQRNNLNNTISLTQRIVKNITGSVNGTFIQCQFMLPAVNATTRTSHVTTFVTFLAVGNVTNGMGIGDINIRLTNKPLNLADPTSNVATTAGSSALTSQAVMVLLSVLMYRLS